TATCTTTACATCATTTTCTCAATCTGCTTAGAAACTGAGAAGAGCTTTAAATTAGTTTCCCAAGTACCCAAAAGACAATTTGAATGCGAAAGCAACTTCACAGAACATCAATAATATGGTATTAATGTATCACagttaaagaaaaaaacaactcccatgcacaaatACTATCAACAGAGCATACCCAACAAAGAGAGATAATTGCATGTTCTATTGCCTCTCTATATCTTCAGTGAGAGTGGGAAAGAAACACCAAAATTTCCAACCAAAATCGCTAAGAAAGAAAATCTTCTACCCTTAATTTCAGACGACTTGCAGAGAACACAAATGCAACCCACAGAAGCTCTTCAGCGAAATAGCGataatgaaaaataattataagaaaaaaccaaaaatccCCACACAAATGACAAAACAAACGGAAGGAAAACGAAAACGAAAACAAAAATAGAGATGACTGTTGCAAAACCCTCGTTGAGTTTGAATAATACTCCACGCTCAAAGACAGAGCAAAACAGTGGGAAAAAATCAAaagtaaataattaaaaaaaaaattatataccgGTCTCTGGATCCAGAGTCCAAGCAGTTCTCTCCGCATGAAGCCTCAACATCCTCCTCCTTGTATTCCTTCTCGATTTCACGCCGCGAACCGTGATTATCTCCCCTGCATGCGGGAGGGACAGGTTTCTCGAGACGGCGGCTCCGGAGCTGGAGGTAGTAGAGGGAAGAGGAATCATGATGTTGTTGAAATGGAGATTGGGATTGTAAGCGCTGAAGAGCTAGGGTTTTGGCTCGAGTCCGTACGCCGACGTCCATGACGGCCACATCACCTTTAATTTTAGATTTGTTCATGTACTTTCCCATCTCTCTCG
This genomic stretch from Tripterygium wilfordii isolate XIE 37 chromosome 22, ASM1340144v1, whole genome shotgun sequence harbors:
- the LOC119990724 gene encoding cyclin-dependent kinase inhibitor 3 yields the protein MGKYMNKSKIKGDVAVMDVGVRTRAKTLALQRLQSQSPFQQHHDSSSLYYLQLRSRRLEKPVPPACRGDNHGSRREIEKEYKEEDVEASCGENCLDSGSRDRTTRESTPCSLIRDPSKIVTPGSTSRRKSSVIANRGTNNDIQNNNPIMLEVEEFFACAEQQQQREFMEKYNFDIVNDLPLPGRYEWVKIF